The genomic region GAATCGATAACAGAACCTGTAGAAAAAACGAACTGAAAATTATTCAGTATGTTTCCTTCATTCAGATCCTTAATAGCATCAAGAAAATAGAAAGTATAGGTAGTATTCTCTTTTAACTTTTCCTCGAATTCAACTATCACGCTCTTCCCTTTCATGAAGACTCTTGGTTTCTTCTTCATTGGTGGAGAAGCCATGAACTTCTCATTAATATTATCAAGAGTAACGAATTCATCAAAAGTAATTTCAACCTTTTTCCCGTTGAAGTTAACTGCCCTGTTCACAGGAACACTTTCCACGACTACCGGTGGCTGCTTATCGCGTAAACCTCCTGTTGGCGCACTTATTTTGGCACAGGCTGCAGCAAGAATCAGGACGATTACGAAGAATAATAAACCATTAAGCCTGCCACTGTTCATAAAGTCATCTGTTATCAATGATTTACAAACTTACATCTTTTTTTAAAGGAATATTTCGATAAACATCTTTTTAACCACAAAGTACACAAAGTGCTCTCAAAGGACACAAAGTTAAGCTTTTGCCTTTCAGTACTTTGTGCCCTTCGTGATATTCCTTTGAGTCCTTTGTGGTTAATGGATTTCATCTTTTAACATTATTTTCTAACTTTGGAATTATTGTAAAAGAGGTTAAACATGCATATACTTATAATTCCCTGGGATGTTAATCCCGAGATATTCAGGATCGGTGCCTTTGCCGTAAGATGGTACGGGCTGTTGTTTGCATCTTCCTTCCTGTTTGGTTATATCATTATGAACAGGATCTTCAAAAACGAAAACCTCAATGAAGCAGTTCTCGATCGTCTTACAATATATATGGCCCTTGGAACAATTATTGGCGCCAGATTAGGGCATTGCCTTTTCTATGAACCTGAATATTACCTGAAGAATCCTCTCGAGATTTTAATGATCTGGCACGGGGGACTTGCAAGTCATGGCGCATCAATCGGAATTCTTATAGCTGTGTGGCTTTTCGGGAAAAAAGAGAAGAAAGACTATTTCTGGACTCTCGACCGCGTGGCAATTGTCGTCGCCCTCTCCGGCTTCTTTATCAGGATGGGAAACCTGATGAATTCTGAGATTTACGGTGTTGAAACGACTGTTCCCTGGGGTTTCGTGTTCCTTAGAAACCACGAGGTTGCACCAAAACATCCGACTCAGATTTATGAAGGACTGGCTTACCTCTTCATTTTTATACTTCTATATAAATTGTACTGGAGAAAAAAAGGAGAACACTATCAGGGATTACTTATCAGTCTGATCTGTATCCTTATTTTCACAGCCCGTTTCTTTATTGAGTTCCTGAAAGAAGATCAGGTGGCTTTTGAGGCTACAATGAAACTCAATATGGGACAATGGCTGAGTATTCCGTTTGTTTTGTTAGGATTTGCACTGTTGTACTGGACCCTGAAAACAAAGAAAACTGCTGTTATTAAGAGGAAATAACTACTTTTTTACAATTCCGTGGAAAAGAACATCGAGAATTGCATTTAGTCTGTTCTCAATATTCAACTCTTTCTTTTTCCAGAACAGAGGCACTTCCAGACCCTTTAATGTCGTCTGAATTGCCATTGCGGTATATTCGCTGTTCACCACATTAAAAACCTTCTTCCTGGCACCATGCCAGAGAATGAGCCTCAGCATTGCCAGCTCTTCCCTGTCATACTTTTCCCTTATTGTCTCAATGAAATCAAAGTGATCGAGATTTTTATCGAAGATTGCATTATAGTAATTTGAAAGTTTTTCGAACGACTTCATCCTTACAAAAACATAGATCTTCATCTTATCGAGGGGAGATTCGACCGACTTTATAGCTGTAGTTAACTCATTTCTAAGGATATTGGCTTCATAAAGTACTACTGCCTCAAAGATATCTTCCTTGCTCTCGAAGTAATAATATATTGAACTTTTACCCATTTTAAGAGCCTTTGCTATCTCATCCATAGTGGTTTTCTTAAACCCATAACGGCTGAAAATCTGCCCGGCAGTAATAATTACCTTTCTTCTAAACTCCTCTTTATTAATCATATCCTGAGTTATTTTGAATTATTTCCCCATTCCCGGCAAAGATAATACAAATAAAAAAAAACACAAAATCTTCGAATAAACTGGTCGATAATTCGAAAAGTGATGAGTTGCCCCCTGCCCCCTAAAGGGGGTACTGTAACCCTTTGATAATAAAAAAGTCCCCTTTAGGGGATTTAGGGGCTCTTAAAGCAGAAACATTTGAAACATCTTCATTGTTTATTATTTCGTATTTTTGATAATTAATCTAAGCCGGAGGGAAAACAAATGTTAGTCGAAAACAAAAATTATCAAAGCATTTGGGTCGACGAATCCGATCCTTCTGTGATAAAGGTTATTGACCAGCAGAAACTTCCGTTTGTTTTCGAAATCAGGGATCTCAGATCTGTTGAAGATGTTTTTTGTGCAATTGATGACATGACAGTCAGGGGAGCACCTCTGATTGGTGCCACAGCTGCTTTTGGAATTTATCTGTCAACTCTCGAAATAAATTCCCAGACAAATATCCGCGATCATCTTTCAAATGCTGCCCGGTATCTGATCTCATGCCGCCCAACCGCTGTAAACCTTGCCTGGGCTGTTAACAGAGTAATGAATAAACTTAGCTATACTTATTCATTAAAATCTTTATCAGACCTTGCATTGGCATCAGCAATTGAAATTTGCGAATTAGAGAAGGAGAATTGCCGGCAGATTGGTATTCATGGACTTAAACTCATTGAAGATATAAGCAGGGAAAAGAACGGAGATCCTGTTAACATCTTAACACACTGTAACGCGGGCTGGCTGGCATGCGTCGACTATGGAACTGTTACCGCCCCCATATATCTGGCTCGCGAAAAGGGAATTAAAGTACATGTCTGGGTTGACGAGACACGTCCCAGGAATCAGGGAGCAAAACTCACAGCCTGGGAACTGGGACAAAATAACGTTCCGCATACTTTAATTCCCGACAATACCGGCGGCCATCTGATGCAACAAAAGATGGTCGATATTGTTATAGTAGGTAGTGACCGCACCACAAGAACAGGAGATGTTGCCAATAAGATCGGAACATATCTTAAAGCACTGGCGGCTTTTGACAATAATGTTCCCTTCTATGCTGCACTGCCTTCTTCAACAATCGATTTCAGCATAAGCAACGGACTGAAAGAAATAAAAGTTGAAGAAAGATCACAGGAGGAGGTCACGCACATTTCAGGAATTAGCGATGGAAAGATCAGGTCTGTCAGGATCTGTCCGGAAAATACAGAAGCCGCAAACTTTGGCTTCGACATAACTCCGGCCAGATTAGTAACAGGACTGATAACAGAAAAGGGGATCTGCAAAGCTGCAGAAGAAGACATAAAAATAATGTTCTCAGATAAATTCAATTAATATGGAAGGGTTCGTAAAGTTCAATTGTCACTGGAACCAGTCTGGACCAGTTATCTCAGACGAACAGTATGAAATTATAAACTACTGGCGCGAGGTCCTCTATAACATGGATCTTATCGGAGCCTACGAAAACGGGGTTGCGTTCGGAAACATAAGTATGAGAATACGGGGTGGTAACCAGTTTGTTATTACCGGATCTGCTACAGGCGAGATGTCAGAACTTGAACCCGGACACTATGTAAAAGTCAGTTCTTTTAATATAGACGACAATGCCGTACAGTGTATTGGTCCGTTAAAAGCATCATCAGAATCTCTTACACATGCTGCTATCTATTCCGCCGATCCCGATGCCAATGCCGTAGTACATGTTCACAGCATTGAGCTGTGGAACGAGCTAATCTATAAGGTCCCAACCACAAATCCTTCAATGGATTATGGCACTATCGGACTTGCTAAAGATATCCTAAGGATCTTTAAGGAACCGGAGGTTTTTGAAAAAAGGATAATAATAATGGCAGGCGACAGAGCAGGTATTTTAAGCTTTGGTCACGATATGGATGAAGCAGTCAATGTACTGATGGAATACCTGAAAAAATAGATGTGATTTTTTTCTTTTTATAAGACTATTGCATAATTACATTCAAATAACTAATATTGCAGTCCGATTTTATTGGGCCCATAGCTCATCCCGATAGCTATCGGGAGGTTAGGGCACAAGACAGGTTGGAAGAAAATAAATTTCGGGCCCATAGCTCAGCTGGTTAGTAGCACCTGACTCATAATCAGGGGGTCGCTGGTTCGAGCCCAGCTGGGCCCACATTAAAAAGAGTGAGAGCGTGAGCGAGAGCGAACGAACTCACTCTTTTTCTCATAACTCGCTCTCACACTCACACTTTTCTTATTGCGCCAGGTTTACTACTTTTTATCTGCCGTACATCTGTTTTGCAGAAGGTACCATTATAACATTCAGTTCCGGATCCGGCATGTCAGGATCTAGTGGAAAAATAGGCCTTACAACACGTTTATATGGGAGACTTTTAAAATCCTGATCAACACTTCCCCGTGTCTGAGCCATAACCCAATCGGCCTGCATATCATACCACTGACTCACGAGATAACCCTGCTTTACCATTATAATATCCATTTTCTTAGGATCAATTCCTGTACCTGCCAAGTTTGGTGTGGGTGAAGATGTCCCCACAACCACATATATGCTTCCTGTTTTAATAATCGCTATGTCAGGAAGCCTCCTGTTCGGGGGTGATTTACTTTCTGATTGCTGGTCATTCTTTTGAACAGGAGTGACATATATTACTGTACCTGATAAACGAACAGGAGCTTCATATGAATTATCTGTCATTGCGCCTACAAAAGCCTCTGCCTGACCACCAATACCGGCTTTTCGGGCGGCCTCCACCATTTCGCTTCCCGGAATAGAGCAATAAAGCAGGCTTTTTCCTTTGGGAGTCTTAAATTCCGGCCGCTTCAATACTCTTGCCAGAGTCCAGGTCACTTCACCTGAACCGCCACCTCCAGGATTGTCGCCCATATCGCTGATTAAGAAAGGTCTTTTATTGCTGGCAACAGCCAGATCAATGCATTTTTCGAGGGGATACCCTGGCGCTTCTAAACTGAACTGCCGGCGCACATCCCAGAATCTCTGAGCAAGCTTTTTTGCACCGCTTTCCACCTGATTTTTATCATCACCTACTACCATAACCACACCCTGATTACGTCTCTCGTCTCCCCATACATAGCCTATCCAAATACCAGCATCCACCACCCCGGGCAACGACTCCACTTCAGGTACCATTGCGTAGAGTGATTTGGCCGGTTCTACCCGGGTACTTGTCCACTCGCCTGAGAGAAGTACAGGGACTGCTACCCAGGCTTTATAAGCCGGACGTCCCTTTCCCGACGATAATCGCTCAAGCAGATTAACCACGCCACGACGATGTGATTCAACCGCATCATCATGAGGTGCTTTACGATATGTGGTAATAAGGTCAGAGTAGAGAGCCACACGCCAGGAGACATTTCCGTGAAGGTCCATAGTTGTTGTGACAAGGGCGTCGTTACCTATCACAGCCCTTACTCTCTCCATAAATTCCCCCTCCGGATCATCAACACCTTCAACACTACAAGCACCATGATTGTAAAACCAGAATGCATCGTAAGGCATGTTACTCCGGATAGTCTCAAGCGCATTATTAACAAAAGTCTCAAATGATTCTCTGGTTACCGGCCCTCGTCCGCTGCCTCCACCAATTAAAGAAGGAAGCCAGACTGCAGACTGACCCATAACGGAATCCTTACTAAGATAGGCTGGCAAAGAAAGCGTCCTACCTGTCAAAGCCTGCCGGTTGGGCATAAAAACGCTGTTTTCAATCTGTATTCCGGCAATTCCTATACGTGGTTTCTTCTGCTGTGCAGAGGCATTGGTAATAAACAACACTGACAACAGACAGAATTTCAGGAGCAATAAATTGATCTTCATTTTTTTGATTATTAACACATTAATATGTTTATAATAATATTGTATTTGATTTACAGTACATTAATAATTAGTAATATTAATCAATAACTGGAAAATTTCGCCAGGCTTTCCGCCAGATTTAATGAAAATCCGTGAAAAACAATAAAAGATCAAAGGAACCTCGTGTTGCGAGGATCCTTGTTATTTTCTTTTAGTTCCTATATCAGGCAGAAAAACAGTGAGCACACCGATAAGCGGTAAGAAAGCGCAGACATGATAAACATAATCTATGCTGGTTGCATCAGCCAGCTTTCCGAGTAAAGCCGATCCCAATCCTCCCATGCCAAAGGCAAAACCAAAGAATAATCCCGAAATCATTCCTATTTTGCCGGGAATAAGTTCCTGTGCATAAACAAGTATCGCTGAAAATGCTGAGGCAAGTATCACACCTATCATTATACTTAGAACAGTCGTCCAGAAGAGGTTGGCATAAGGCAACAATAAAGTAAAGGGCGCGACACCCAGGATTGAGAACCATATAACATACTTTCTTCCCACCCGGTCTCCAATGGGTCCGCCCAGAAGTGTTCCTGTGGCTATTGCAAAAAGAAACAGGAACAGATGGACTTGTGAACTTTGTATCGATACACTGAACTTATGAATAAGGTAAAAAGTAAAATAACTAGTGATGGATGCCATATAGAAATATTTTGAAAAGATAAGGATCAGAAGAATTCCTACTGACCAGGCGACTTTTGCTTTCGACAAATCATGCCCTTTTGATATTGCAGTAACTTTCTTCCGCATATTTAAATGTTGAGTATACCAGCTACCAACATTGATAAGCACAATAATCGCAAGCAGGGCAAGTATTGAAAACCATAGGATACTCGACTGCCCGAATGGAACGATGATCAAAGCTGCAAGTATGGGGCCCAGTGAACTTCCCATATTGCCACCTACCTGAAAAATGGATTGGGCAAGTCCCCTGCGGCCGCCTGAAGCCATATAGGCAACCTTCGATGCTTCAGGGTGAAAAACAGATGATCCTGTTCCGATTACAGCTACCGAGACCAAAAGCAAAGCATAAGTATTTGCCTGAGAAAGGAGGATTAACCCCAGGAGCGTAAAAACCATGCCTACAGCAAGAGAATAAGGTTGCGGTTTACGATCGGTATACAATCCGATAAGCGGCTGAAACAATGAGGCTGTTAACTGAAATACAAGGGTGATGATCCCTATTTGTGAGAAGTTAAGGTGAAAAGAATCTTTAACCACCGGATATATGGAAGGTATAATGGACTGAATGGTATCGTTAAGAAGGTGAGAGAAGCTAATTGATAATAAAATGGAAAATATTGTTTTCCCGGCGATATCACTGGCTAGTTCTGCTGAAGTCTGATTGTCCTGATTTTGCATATTTCTGAAAATAAATCTGGCAAAAATAAACATCCATTGGTAATGAATGTAAAAAAACAATCAAATTATAGCTTGTCAGGATTGCAAGATAAATCAGTTTACAATTTTTCTTTCCCTAAGATTGTATTTGTCGCCTTCGCGCAGAAAATAGAAAATCTGTCCTTTTTCTGGTAATTTCTTAAACTCTGATCCTTCCCTCGACCAGAATTTCCCATCATAAACGACAACATAGCTTTTCCCGACAACTTCAAATATCTCTCCCTTAACTATTATTGCTGTCGACTCATCAATTCCAATTCCAAGTAATTCCGGACGATTCCTGAGTATTTCAAACATATCAAACTGCCGGTTTCTGGCTAGTACGTGCTGATCAATGGCGACATTCTTCAGAAAGCCAAATCCCTCCTGATGATCACCCATCATAATCTGGTTATTTTTTGTATCTCCCCGTACCAGAAAACTGCCCTGTATTGTAGCTCCGGCCGAAGAGCCTCCGATTGTACCTCCTTTTTCGAGAACCTTCCATAACATCTTTTCAGTCAGTGTATTCTTATATGCGTCAACAAGTCTCCATTGACGCCCCCCACTGAACCAAACCAGCTTAGCATCTAAAAGCGGCTTCACAAATGCCTCGGTATTAGCTACATTTCTGTCGTTTGTGTGAAGAACAGTGACATTGGTTGCACCCATTTTTCTGAGCAATCCTGCTTCACCAAAATTTTCATCATAGTTTTCCCGCCCGTCAGCTGTTGGAATAACCACAATCGGAATTTGAAGACCTCCGCTGATTTCCATTATTTTTTTGTTCAGCGATTCACTTATTTCACCTCCGCCAATTATAATGAGTGTCCCGTTTGCAGGCCCTGATGAAAATTCCTGATTCCTGGTATTCTGTCCGCAAAGTGAAAGAAAATTTAGTAATAAAATAAAAATGAGGTAGTTGGTTTTCATTTCGAATAATATCAGTTTTCAACTCAAATCTAATAAATAATCAATCTCCGGAACCCCATAAGATTAATTTTAGATGAAAATCCATGTTTGAGTCCGGTTTTACTATTTTTGTCCCAGACCGGATACAAAATTATGCCTACAATTTATTCATCACCACTTCAGGGATTTACTGATTTCAGGTTTCGTAATGCTTACCAGAAGTTTTTTGGAGGGATCGACATGTATATTGCTCCATATATCCGGTTGAATGGAAAAATGGAGATAAAACCAGGCAGTGAACGGGATATTCTGCCTGAAAATAATAGTACGCTTAGTCTTGTTCCTCAGATAATTACCAAAGATGCCGATGAGTTTTTGTTTGTGGCAAAGTATATTCAAAACCTTGGATATACTGAGCTGAACTGGAATCTGGGCTGCCCGTATCCAATGGTTGCAAAACGGGGAATGGGTTCTGGTTTACTCAGTAGCCCTGAGAAGATTAACGAAATTCTAACAAGGGTATTTGCAGAAACAGATATTCAGGTGTCGGTAAAAATGAGATTGGGCTATGAAAGTCCGCAGGAGATATTTAAGGTTTTACCTGTGCTGGAGAGATTCCGTCTGGCAAATATCACAATACATACCCGGATCGGAAAACAGATGTACAAAGGAGATGTTGATCTGAA from Bacteroidales bacterium harbors:
- the lgt gene encoding prolipoprotein diacylglyceryl transferase — its product is MHILIIPWDVNPEIFRIGAFAVRWYGLLFASSFLFGYIIMNRIFKNENLNEAVLDRLTIYMALGTIIGARLGHCLFYEPEYYLKNPLEILMIWHGGLASHGASIGILIAVWLFGKKEKKDYFWTLDRVAIVVALSGFFIRMGNLMNSEIYGVETTVPWGFVFLRNHEVAPKHPTQIYEGLAYLFIFILLYKLYWRKKGEHYQGLLISLICILIFTARFFIEFLKEDQVAFEATMKLNMGQWLSIPFVLLGFALLYWTLKTKKTAVIKRK
- a CDS encoding TetR/AcrR family transcriptional regulator, with product MINKEEFRRKVIITAGQIFSRYGFKKTTMDEIAKALKMGKSSIYYYFESKEDIFEAVVLYEANILRNELTTAIKSVESPLDKMKIYVFVRMKSFEKLSNYYNAIFDKNLDHFDFIETIREKYDREELAMLRLILWHGARKKVFNVVNSEYTAMAIQTTLKGLEVPLFWKKKELNIENRLNAILDVLFHGIVKK
- the mtnA gene encoding S-methyl-5-thioribose-1-phosphate isomerase, yielding MLVENKNYQSIWVDESDPSVIKVIDQQKLPFVFEIRDLRSVEDVFCAIDDMTVRGAPLIGATAAFGIYLSTLEINSQTNIRDHLSNAARYLISCRPTAVNLAWAVNRVMNKLSYTYSLKSLSDLALASAIEICELEKENCRQIGIHGLKLIEDISREKNGDPVNILTHCNAGWLACVDYGTVTAPIYLAREKGIKVHVWVDETRPRNQGAKLTAWELGQNNVPHTLIPDNTGGHLMQQKMVDIVIVGSDRTTRTGDVANKIGTYLKALAAFDNNVPFYAALPSSTIDFSISNGLKEIKVEERSQEEVTHISGISDGKIRSVRICPENTEAANFGFDITPARLVTGLITEKGICKAAEEDIKIMFSDKFN
- a CDS encoding class II aldolase/adducin family protein, with amino-acid sequence MEGFVKFNCHWNQSGPVISDEQYEIINYWREVLYNMDLIGAYENGVAFGNISMRIRGGNQFVITGSATGEMSELEPGHYVKVSSFNIDDNAVQCIGPLKASSESLTHAAIYSADPDANAVVHVHSIELWNELIYKVPTTNPSMDYGTIGLAKDILRIFKEPEVFEKRIIIMAGDRAGILSFGHDMDEAVNVLMEYLKK
- a CDS encoding M81 family metallopeptidase — translated: MKINLLLLKFCLLSVLFITNASAQQKKPRIGIAGIQIENSVFMPNRQALTGRTLSLPAYLSKDSVMGQSAVWLPSLIGGGSGRGPVTRESFETFVNNALETIRSNMPYDAFWFYNHGACSVEGVDDPEGEFMERVRAVIGNDALVTTTMDLHGNVSWRVALYSDLITTYRKAPHDDAVESHRRGVVNLLERLSSGKGRPAYKAWVAVPVLLSGEWTSTRVEPAKSLYAMVPEVESLPGVVDAGIWIGYVWGDERRNQGVVMVVGDDKNQVESGAKKLAQRFWDVRRQFSLEAPGYPLEKCIDLAVASNKRPFLISDMGDNPGGGGSGEVTWTLARVLKRPEFKTPKGKSLLYCSIPGSEMVEAARKAGIGGQAEAFVGAMTDNSYEAPVRLSGTVIYVTPVQKNDQQSESKSPPNRRLPDIAIIKTGSIYVVVGTSSPTPNLAGTGIDPKKMDIIMVKQGYLVSQWYDMQADWVMAQTRGSVDQDFKSLPYKRVVRPIFPLDPDMPDPELNVIMVPSAKQMYGR
- a CDS encoding MFS transporter, whose protein sequence is MQNQDNQTSAELASDIAGKTIFSILLSISFSHLLNDTIQSIIPSIYPVVKDSFHLNFSQIGIITLVFQLTASLFQPLIGLYTDRKPQPYSLAVGMVFTLLGLILLSQANTYALLLVSVAVIGTGSSVFHPEASKVAYMASGGRRGLAQSIFQVGGNMGSSLGPILAALIIVPFGQSSILWFSILALLAIIVLINVGSWYTQHLNMRKKVTAISKGHDLSKAKVAWSVGILLILIFSKYFYMASITSYFTFYLIHKFSVSIQSSQVHLFLFLFAIATGTLLGGPIGDRVGRKYVIWFSILGVAPFTLLLPYANLFWTTVLSIMIGVILASAFSAILVYAQELIPGKIGMISGLFFGFAFGMGGLGSALLGKLADATSIDYVYHVCAFLPLIGVLTVFLPDIGTKRK
- a CDS encoding cyanophycinase; translation: MKTNYLIFILLLNFLSLCGQNTRNQEFSSGPANGTLIIIGGGEISESLNKKIMEISGGLQIPIVVIPTADGRENYDENFGEAGLLRKMGATNVTVLHTNDRNVANTEAFVKPLLDAKLVWFSGGRQWRLVDAYKNTLTEKMLWKVLEKGGTIGGSSAGATIQGSFLVRGDTKNNQIMMGDHQEGFGFLKNVAIDQHVLARNRQFDMFEILRNRPELLGIGIDESTAIIVKGEIFEVVGKSYVVVYDGKFWSREGSEFKKLPEKGQIFYFLREGDKYNLRERKIVN
- a CDS encoding tRNA-dihydrouridine synthase family protein, translating into MMPTIYSSPLQGFTDFRFRNAYQKFFGGIDMYIAPYIRLNGKMEIKPGSERDILPENNSTLSLVPQIITKDADEFLFVAKYIQNLGYTELNWNLGCPYPMVAKRGMGSGLLSSPEKINEILTRVFAETDIQVSVKMRLGYESPQEIFKVLPVLERFRLANITIHTRIGKQMYKGDVDLKTFEECLALTSHKIFYNGDITSVQSFRELKDRFPAINNWMIGRGLISDPFLPAMIKTDNSVYPENRYAIFNSFHDALFSSYEEALSGQKHLLMKMYPLWEYFIHSFPNSPKGLKKIKKARNTGDYRDAVKQIINNEAVKGAMLT